In Xylanibacter ruminicola 23, a single genomic region encodes these proteins:
- a CDS encoding ATP-binding protein: protein MNGYPRFGWVDIDRFLQMDTNTRLAMLQILEERYERKSVIIVSQLPINKWYDYIGDPTLADAIMDRLVSNANKIELKGDSMRQKKKK from the coding sequence GTGAACGGATATCCCCGTTTTGGGTGGGTGGATATCGACCGTTTTTTGCAAATGGACACCAACACACGTCTGGCCATGCTGCAGATACTAGAAGAAAGGTATGAGAGGAAGTCCGTTATCATCGTCTCTCAGCTGCCTATTAATAAATGGTATGACTACATTGGAGATCCCACTCTGGCCGATGCCATCATGGACAGATTGGTGTCAAATGCGAATAAAATTGAATTAAAAGGTGATTCTATGCGTCAGAAAAAGAAAAAATAA